One Microbacterium keratanolyticum DNA window includes the following coding sequences:
- a CDS encoding RidA family protein: MPKAVTLIRSNSLSSVAEYAYAATAPSDARLIFLAGSCPLNDDGSTAGIGDYAAQAAKCLENMRIALAEAGADIHDVISTRVLVASTRQTDLVAAWEVVRDAFGAHDVPSTLMGVTVLGYDDQLVEIEAIAAVID; the protein is encoded by the coding sequence ATGCCGAAAGCCGTGACTCTCATCCGCTCGAACTCGCTCTCGTCGGTCGCTGAATACGCTTACGCGGCGACAGCCCCGTCGGACGCCCGACTGATCTTCCTCGCGGGGTCGTGCCCGCTCAACGACGACGGGTCGACCGCGGGGATCGGCGACTACGCAGCGCAGGCGGCGAAATGCCTCGAGAACATGCGCATCGCCCTCGCCGAAGCCGGAGCCGACATCCACGACGTCATCAGCACGCGCGTGCTCGTGGCATCGACCCGTCAGACCGACCTCGTGGCCGCGTGGGAGGTCGTGCGCGACGCCTTCGGAGCGCACGACGTACCCAGCACATTGATGGGCGTGACCGTGCTCGGCTACGACGACCAGCTCGTCGAGATCGAAGCCATCGCGGCCGTCATCGACTGA
- a CDS encoding MerR family transcriptional regulator, with amino-acid sequence MKSSAQGLWSVGEVAGRFGLPTNVLRHWESVGLLRPARDSAGRRRYGENDVVRIAVIQRSKAAGMTLEQIVVLLDDGSAGRHAVLQQHLDELDRRAEEIRLSREMTEHALGCRAHDIATCPRFQASVADVLARVGGADR; translated from the coding sequence ATGAAGTCAAGTGCGCAGGGCCTGTGGTCGGTCGGCGAGGTCGCGGGGCGCTTCGGGCTGCCGACGAACGTGCTCCGTCATTGGGAGAGCGTCGGGCTGCTGCGGCCCGCGCGCGACTCTGCCGGGCGCCGTCGCTATGGCGAGAACGACGTCGTGCGCATCGCCGTGATCCAGCGCAGCAAAGCGGCGGGAATGACACTCGAGCAGATCGTGGTGCTCCTGGACGACGGCAGCGCCGGACGGCACGCTGTGCTGCAGCAGCACCTGGACGAACTTGACCGTCGCGCGGAGGAGATCCGCCTCTCGCGCGAGATGACGGAGCACGCGCTGGGCTGCCGTGCACACGACATCGCCACCTGCCCGCGGTTCCAGGCGAGTGTCGCCGATGTCCTCGCGCGCGTCGGGGGTGCGGATCGCTAG
- a CDS encoding GNAT family N-acetyltransferase: MLDALPLPFPFESRAGAATLRRAERDDADAVIALLADDPISAARGDVASDADRPLYLAAFRDVLASPGNDLLVIELDGAIVGTLQLTLIPGMARRGALRLLVEAVRVSSALRSSGIGSAAMRWVTDDAAPALDAAMVQLTSDAARTDAHRFYENLGFTGSHLGFKYVIPSESTAR, translated from the coding sequence ATGCTCGATGCCCTGCCTCTTCCGTTTCCGTTCGAATCCCGCGCGGGTGCCGCTACGCTGCGCCGCGCTGAGCGCGACGACGCCGATGCCGTGATCGCGCTCCTCGCGGACGACCCGATCAGCGCCGCACGCGGTGATGTGGCATCCGATGCCGATCGCCCTCTCTACCTCGCCGCCTTCCGCGATGTGCTCGCGAGCCCGGGCAACGATCTGCTCGTGATCGAACTCGACGGCGCCATCGTCGGCACGCTGCAGCTCACGCTGATTCCCGGGATGGCTCGCCGCGGCGCCCTGCGTCTGCTCGTCGAAGCCGTGCGGGTGAGCAGTGCCCTGCGCTCGTCCGGAATCGGCTCCGCGGCGATGCGCTGGGTGACCGACGACGCGGCGCCTGCGCTCGATGCAGCGATGGTGCAGCTGACATCGGATGCTGCGCGCACCGACGCGCACCGGTTCTACGAGAACCTCGGGTTCACCGGCTCGCACCTCGGATTCAAGTACGTCATTCCCTCGGAGAGCACGGCACGATAG
- a CDS encoding NAD(P)/FAD-dependent oxidoreductase, translating to MNDVIVIGGGPAGLQAALTLGRMHRSVVLLDSGEYRNAGVRHMHNMIGNDGRDPGDLRAAARRELTAYPTVSIRDIAASEVTGSAGEFAVRLADGSDIHARHVLLATGIADDLPPVPGLAEAWTVTAFTCPFCDGHEFAGQNIAILGGGPRAAHLIGLLAPIVGGITVLPVGASLSADDHAALDATGAHLSELPATAIAHTSDGVRITTENDEFTVAGIFVAAATSRQRAPFAEELGLTIHASGAISTDDFGRTSAPGIWAAGDLAHRASLPGPMASVLAAASAGQTAAAMIVAELAAQRPA from the coding sequence ATGAACGACGTGATCGTGATCGGTGGCGGGCCCGCAGGACTGCAGGCTGCCTTGACTCTCGGCCGGATGCACCGCAGCGTCGTGCTGCTCGATTCCGGCGAGTACCGCAACGCCGGGGTGCGGCACATGCACAACATGATCGGCAATGACGGGCGCGACCCCGGAGACCTGCGCGCCGCGGCACGTCGCGAGCTCACTGCCTACCCGACCGTGTCGATCCGCGACATCGCCGCGAGCGAGGTGACGGGAAGCGCGGGCGAGTTCGCGGTGCGCCTCGCGGACGGCTCCGACATCCACGCACGGCATGTGCTGCTCGCAACGGGGATCGCGGATGATCTGCCCCCGGTGCCGGGTCTTGCCGAGGCGTGGACCGTCACAGCGTTCACCTGCCCGTTCTGCGACGGCCATGAGTTCGCAGGCCAGAACATCGCGATCCTCGGCGGCGGCCCGCGCGCTGCCCATCTCATCGGCCTGCTCGCACCGATCGTCGGAGGCATCACCGTGCTGCCCGTAGGCGCATCGCTGTCCGCTGACGACCATGCGGCCCTGGACGCGACGGGTGCGCACCTCTCCGAGCTGCCGGCGACCGCGATCGCGCACACGTCCGACGGTGTGCGGATCACCACCGAGAACGACGAATTCACCGTCGCGGGCATCTTCGTCGCGGCAGCCACGTCGCGGCAGCGCGCCCCCTTCGCGGAGGAGCTCGGCCTCACCATCCATGCCTCCGGCGCGATCTCGACGGACGACTTCGGCCGCACGTCCGCACCCGGCATCTGGGCGGCGGGCGACCTCGCGCATCGCGCGTCGCTGCCCGGGCCCATGGCATCCGTCCTCGCCGCGGCATCCGCGGGACAGACAGCGGCAGCCATGATCGTCGCCGAACTCGCCGCGCAGCGCCCCGCATAG
- a CDS encoding TlpA family protein disulfide reductase: protein MFTSLRPNRSAARSRAVRLGSSVVVAALAVSLAACAPDPVAQQYLDGSNKGYIAANGFRVEEVKIAERGEPVVYGGVLENGEKFSSDEVAGDVVVVNFWYAACGPCRVEAPDLEAVWQEFKDDGVSFIGVNTYDQADTALSFAEEYGITYPSLIDVNTGEAKLAFAQVTPIQATPTTLVLDKQGRVAARIIGQLEDASILRTLVKDIRAEKA from the coding sequence GTGTTCACCTCTCTGCGCCCGAATCGCAGCGCGGCACGATCGCGAGCTGTGCGTCTCGGTTCCTCGGTGGTCGTCGCCGCTCTCGCCGTCAGCCTCGCCGCGTGCGCGCCTGACCCCGTCGCCCAGCAGTACCTCGACGGGTCGAACAAGGGCTACATCGCGGCGAACGGCTTCCGCGTCGAAGAGGTGAAGATCGCCGAGCGCGGAGAGCCCGTCGTCTACGGGGGAGTCCTCGAGAACGGCGAGAAGTTCTCCAGCGACGAGGTCGCCGGAGATGTGGTCGTCGTGAACTTCTGGTACGCCGCCTGCGGCCCGTGCCGCGTCGAGGCCCCCGACCTGGAGGCCGTCTGGCAGGAGTTCAAAGATGACGGCGTCTCGTTCATCGGGGTGAACACGTACGACCAGGCCGACACCGCACTCTCGTTCGCGGAAGAGTACGGCATCACCTATCCGAGCCTCATCGACGTCAACACCGGCGAGGCCAAGCTGGCGTTCGCGCAGGTCACCCCGATCCAGGCGACTCCGACGACGCTCGTCCTCGACAAGCAGGGGCGCGTCGCGGCGCGCATCATCGGTCAGCTCGAAGACGCCTCCATCCTGCGCACGCTCGTCAAAGACATCCGCGCGGAGAAGGCGTGA
- a CDS encoding SHOCT domain-containing protein, producing the protein MSFWTTIWDAIWWFLTIFVFVAYLMALFSIISDLFRDHKLNGWAKAVWMLFLVFLPFVTALVYLIARGRGMGERAQQQAAQAQEAANEYIRSVSGVAATPAAEIAHAKQLLDSGAITAEEFDKLKQSALAKA; encoded by the coding sequence ATGTCCTTCTGGACCACGATCTGGGACGCCATCTGGTGGTTCCTGACGATCTTCGTCTTCGTCGCCTACCTCATGGCGCTGTTCTCGATCATCAGCGACCTGTTCCGTGATCACAAGCTCAACGGATGGGCCAAGGCCGTCTGGATGCTGTTCCTGGTGTTCCTGCCCTTCGTCACGGCGCTCGTCTACCTGATCGCGCGTGGCCGTGGCATGGGCGAGCGCGCCCAGCAGCAGGCCGCCCAGGCGCAGGAGGCGGCGAACGAATACATCCGTTCCGTCTCGGGCGTCGCTGCCACCCCCGCCGCGGAGATCGCCCACGCGAAGCAGCTGCTCGACTCGGGTGCGATCACGGCAGAAGAGTTCGACAAGCTCAAGCAGTCGGCGCTCGCCAAAGCCTGA
- the ccsB gene encoding c-type cytochrome biogenesis protein CcsB, whose translation MDLDSLSILLIWTAIAIYAGAFVAFAFDLAARSQAAGDAQTAAQKPALVGASVGGGGAASAPAVPATAAPAAPRRRYVMARIGMALTVLGFLFHLTGTVLRGIAAERVPWANMYEFAMMGTLLIIAVFIAVNIWMDLRYLGTFILGLIVVLLGGAATSFYVEIVPLMDPLKSVWLIIHVFVASLSTAFFGLAFALSVLQLMQGRRERRLAAGEAKIGPGFLATLPVADRLESLAYRFVTVGFILWTFTLIAGSIWAQESWGRYWGFDVKETWTFIIWVVYAGYIHARATRGWRGARSAWLSIIGFAAVIFNFTIVNMFFKGLHAYSGL comes from the coding sequence ATGGACCTCGACTCGCTGTCGATTCTGCTCATCTGGACCGCCATCGCGATCTACGCGGGCGCCTTCGTGGCCTTCGCCTTCGATCTGGCCGCACGCTCGCAGGCTGCGGGCGACGCACAGACGGCGGCCCAGAAGCCCGCGCTCGTCGGGGCCTCGGTGGGCGGCGGTGGCGCCGCATCCGCTCCTGCCGTCCCGGCAACCGCCGCGCCTGCCGCACCACGCCGCCGTTACGTGATGGCACGCATCGGCATGGCGCTCACGGTGCTCGGATTCCTGTTCCACCTCACCGGCACGGTCCTGCGCGGCATCGCGGCCGAGCGCGTTCCGTGGGCGAACATGTACGAGTTCGCGATGATGGGCACCCTGCTGATCATCGCCGTCTTCATCGCCGTGAACATCTGGATGGACCTGCGCTATCTGGGCACGTTCATCCTCGGCCTGATCGTCGTGCTGCTCGGTGGCGCGGCGACGAGCTTCTACGTCGAGATCGTGCCGCTCATGGACCCGCTGAAGAGTGTGTGGCTCATCATCCACGTCTTCGTGGCATCGCTCAGCACCGCCTTCTTCGGGCTCGCCTTCGCGCTGAGCGTGCTGCAGCTCATGCAGGGCCGCCGTGAGCGCCGTCTCGCCGCGGGCGAAGCGAAGATCGGCCCCGGCTTCCTTGCGACGCTTCCGGTTGCGGATCGTCTCGAGAGCCTCGCCTACCGCTTCGTGACGGTCGGATTCATCCTGTGGACCTTCACGCTCATCGCGGGCTCGATCTGGGCGCAGGAGTCGTGGGGTCGCTACTGGGGCTTCGACGTGAAGGAGACCTGGACGTTCATCATCTGGGTCGTCTACGCCGGCTACATCCACGCGCGTGCGACGCGCGGCTGGCGCGGTGCACGATCGGCCTGGCTGTCGATCATCGGATTCGCCGCCGTGATCTTCAACTTCACGATCGTCAACATGTTCTTCAAGGGTCTGCACGCCTACTCGGGACTGTAA
- the aspS gene encoding aspartate--tRNA ligase has product MLRTHTIGSLRAEHTGQTVTLTGWVDRRRDHGGVAFIDLRDASGIAQIVIRDEEIAHPLRSEFVLKVTGEVSRRPAGNENPNLPTGEIEVIASEVEVLNESAPLPFQVSTALADSETVGEEARLKHRYLDLRRPTTANAIRLRSQVYKAIRDVLHDEDFVEVETPTLTRSTPEGARDFLVPARLHPGSWYALPQSPQLFKQLLMVGGVEKYFQIARCYRDEDFRADRQPEFTQLDIEMSFVEQEDVITLMESLIQAMWKTIGVDVALPLPRMTYAEAMAKYGSDKPDLRFGLELVEATEYFSETTFRVFQAEYVGAVVMPGGASQPRKALDAWQEWAKQRGARGLAYVLFNEDGTLGGPVAKNLSETEQAGLAELVGASVGDCVFFAAGATKPSRALLGAARVEIGRRLGLLDPDTFAFTWVLDAPMFEPASEAVASGDVAVGAGAWTAVHHAFTGPKPEFADTFDTDPGSALAYAYDIVCNGSELGGGSIRIHREDVQKRVFNVMGITDEQADEKFGFLLEAFKFGAPPHGGIALGMDRVMQHLTKTESIRDVIAFPKSGGGFDPLTEAPGVISPEQRAEAGVDFVPEDADA; this is encoded by the coding sequence GTGCTTCGCACTCACACGATCGGCTCTCTGCGAGCCGAGCACACCGGCCAGACCGTCACCCTCACGGGTTGGGTCGATCGCCGTCGCGATCACGGAGGAGTCGCTTTCATCGATCTTCGCGATGCATCGGGCATCGCGCAGATCGTCATCCGCGACGAGGAGATCGCGCACCCGCTGCGCAGCGAGTTCGTTCTGAAGGTCACGGGCGAGGTCTCCCGCCGCCCCGCAGGCAACGAGAACCCGAACCTGCCCACGGGTGAGATCGAGGTCATCGCGTCCGAGGTCGAGGTGCTCAACGAGTCCGCGCCGCTGCCGTTCCAGGTGTCGACCGCTCTCGCCGACAGCGAGACGGTGGGTGAAGAGGCGCGCCTCAAGCACCGCTACCTCGACCTGCGCCGCCCGACCACGGCGAACGCGATCCGCCTGCGCTCGCAGGTCTACAAGGCCATCCGCGACGTCCTGCACGACGAGGACTTCGTCGAGGTCGAGACCCCGACGCTGACGCGCTCGACGCCGGAGGGCGCGCGCGACTTCCTGGTGCCCGCACGTCTGCACCCGGGCAGCTGGTACGCACTGCCGCAGTCGCCGCAGCTGTTCAAGCAGCTGCTCATGGTGGGTGGCGTGGAGAAGTACTTCCAGATCGCACGCTGCTACCGCGATGAGGACTTCCGTGCCGATCGTCAGCCCGAGTTCACGCAGCTCGACATCGAGATGAGCTTCGTCGAGCAGGAAGACGTCATCACGCTGATGGAGTCGCTCATCCAGGCGATGTGGAAGACGATCGGCGTCGATGTGGCGCTGCCGCTGCCGCGCATGACCTACGCCGAGGCGATGGCGAAGTACGGCTCCGACAAGCCCGACCTGCGCTTCGGGCTTGAGCTCGTCGAGGCGACCGAGTACTTCTCCGAGACGACCTTCCGCGTCTTCCAGGCCGAGTACGTCGGCGCCGTGGTGATGCCCGGCGGCGCGAGCCAGCCGCGCAAGGCGCTTGACGCCTGGCAGGAGTGGGCCAAGCAGCGCGGAGCCCGTGGCCTTGCCTACGTGCTCTTCAACGAGGACGGCACTCTCGGCGGCCCTGTCGCCAAGAACCTGTCCGAGACCGAGCAGGCAGGTCTCGCCGAGCTCGTCGGCGCCTCTGTCGGCGACTGCGTCTTCTTCGCAGCCGGAGCGACCAAGCCCAGCCGCGCGTTGCTCGGTGCGGCGCGTGTCGAGATCGGCCGCCGCCTCGGCCTGCTCGACCCCGACACGTTCGCGTTCACCTGGGTCCTGGATGCCCCGATGTTCGAGCCCGCTTCCGAGGCTGTCGCCTCGGGCGATGTGGCCGTGGGTGCGGGTGCCTGGACGGCCGTCCACCACGCCTTCACGGGTCCGAAGCCCGAGTTCGCCGACACCTTCGACACCGACCCGGGCTCGGCTCTCGCCTACGCGTACGACATCGTGTGCAACGGCTCGGAGCTCGGTGGCGGCTCGATCCGCATCCACCGCGAGGACGTGCAGAAGCGCGTGTTCAACGTGATGGGCATCACCGACGAGCAGGCGGATGAGAAGTTTGGCTTCCTGCTCGAGGCGTTCAAGTTCGGCGCTCCCCCGCACGGTGGAATCGCGCTCGGCATGGACCGCGTCATGCAGCACCTCACGAAGACCGAGTCGATCCGCGACGTCATCGCGTTCCCGAAGTCGGGTGGCGGCTTCGACCCGCTCACCGAGGCTCCCGGCGTCATCTCGCCGGAGCAGCGCGCCGAGGCGGGCGTCGACTTCGTCCCGGAGGACGCCGACGCCTGA
- a CDS encoding sulfite exporter TauE/SafE family protein — protein MEIGAFLGLEQLTWGMLLLIVVAAFGAGWIDAVVGGGGLLQLPALLLIPGITPVQALATNKLASVFGTATSSATYYRRAKPDIRTAIPMALIALAGSFGGASLATALPASAFKPIIVVALLAVALFTALKPQMGAATMLRFRGHKHHIAAGASGLVIGFYDGLIGPGTGTFLIIALVGLLGYDFLQASAKAKIVNLATNTGALLLFIPHGAVLWILGGILAVANIAGSYLGSRMAISRGTTFIRWVFLSVVVLLIGKLGLDVWNENLAPLFAGAL, from the coding sequence ATGGAGATCGGCGCGTTCCTCGGCCTCGAGCAGCTCACCTGGGGCATGCTCCTGCTGATCGTCGTGGCCGCATTCGGCGCCGGATGGATCGACGCCGTCGTGGGCGGCGGCGGCCTGCTGCAACTGCCCGCGCTGCTGCTGATCCCCGGGATCACACCCGTGCAGGCCCTCGCGACGAACAAGCTGGCCTCCGTCTTCGGCACCGCGACGAGCAGCGCGACCTACTACCGGCGCGCGAAACCCGACATCCGCACGGCGATACCGATGGCGCTCATCGCGCTCGCCGGATCCTTCGGCGGCGCGAGTCTCGCCACCGCACTGCCCGCATCGGCATTCAAACCCATCATCGTCGTGGCGCTCCTCGCCGTCGCGCTGTTCACAGCGCTGAAGCCGCAGATGGGGGCGGCGACGATGCTCCGCTTCCGCGGGCACAAGCACCACATCGCGGCCGGCGCATCCGGACTCGTCATCGGCTTCTACGACGGCCTCATCGGCCCGGGCACCGGCACCTTCCTCATCATCGCCCTCGTCGGCCTGCTCGGCTACGACTTCCTGCAGGCGAGTGCGAAGGCGAAGATCGTGAACCTCGCCACCAACACCGGGGCGCTGCTGCTGTTCATCCCGCACGGAGCCGTGCTCTGGATCCTCGGCGGGATCCTCGCGGTCGCAAACATCGCCGGCAGCTATCTCGGCTCGCGCATGGCGATCTCGCGCGGCACGACCTTCATCCGCTGGGTGTTTCTCTCAGTCGTCGTGCTGCTCATCGGCAAGCTCGGTCTCGACGTGTGGAACGAGAACCTCGCGCCGCTGTTCGCGGGGGCCCTCTAA
- the resB gene encoding cytochrome c biogenesis protein ResB, which produces MSSSPSEKASKKAAATGTAADPLRPSDHIDSDNDTITSPALGVVGWMRWGWRQLTSMRTALVLLLVLAIAAIPGSIFPQRMADPNGVTQWQSENPDLFPILDAMQMFDVYLSAWFSAIYLLLFLSLIGCVLPRIKHHFKALRTKPPRTPVRLSRLDDFRAVSRTVVADQDASAAASAAIDGAEAQLRSSGYRVVRYDDKRGYSVSAERGYARETGNLLFHLALVGILVTVAVGGSFAYTGQRVVVEGTSFVNTLLDYSSMNRGRFVAEGALAPYRMTLDEFDVTYEPIGTTAAGQAGNFAAHVTIDVPGQEQRTDKVVVNSPITIEGDQIYLLGNGYAPTITVRNADGDVIFRDSVPFLPQDAAMTSLGVVKIPDGLPEQIGLVGFFYPTQVELSTGAFTSAFGDLINPMLTLNVYEGDLGIDDGTPRSVYVLDPSGMEQLTGGETGVDSIELAPGDTAELPGGRGSVTFENESPAGAADYSQSVKRFASLQIHHDASAIWVLGFAVLAVAGLLLAMFVPRRRVWVKATVADDTVSFEYAALARGEDPTLAIAIDDVAAKHGRALDESGHYAPAPDDEPDAAENTETPATTPKVD; this is translated from the coding sequence GTGTCATCCTCCCCCTCTGAGAAGGCGTCGAAGAAGGCCGCGGCGACCGGCACGGCTGCCGATCCGCTGCGTCCCTCTGACCACATCGACAGTGACAATGACACGATCACGTCTCCGGCGCTCGGCGTCGTCGGGTGGATGCGCTGGGGCTGGCGGCAGCTGACATCGATGCGCACGGCGCTCGTACTGCTGCTCGTGCTCGCGATCGCCGCGATTCCCGGCTCGATCTTCCCGCAGCGGATGGCCGACCCGAACGGCGTCACGCAGTGGCAGAGCGAGAACCCTGATCTGTTCCCGATTCTCGACGCCATGCAGATGTTCGACGTCTACCTGTCGGCGTGGTTCTCGGCCATCTATCTGCTGCTGTTCCTCTCGCTGATCGGGTGCGTGCTGCCTCGCATCAAGCACCACTTCAAGGCGCTGCGCACGAAGCCGCCGCGCACGCCGGTGCGGCTGAGCCGCCTGGACGACTTCCGCGCTGTGTCGCGCACGGTCGTCGCCGATCAGGATGCCTCGGCGGCAGCATCCGCCGCCATCGACGGTGCCGAGGCGCAGTTGCGCTCCTCGGGCTACCGCGTCGTCCGCTACGACGACAAGCGGGGCTACTCCGTCTCCGCGGAGCGTGGCTACGCCCGCGAGACGGGCAACCTGCTCTTCCACCTCGCGCTCGTGGGAATCCTCGTGACCGTCGCGGTCGGAGGCAGCTTCGCCTACACGGGACAGCGCGTCGTCGTCGAGGGCACGAGTTTCGTGAACACGCTGCTCGACTACTCGTCGATGAACCGCGGACGCTTCGTCGCCGAGGGGGCGCTGGCCCCGTACCGGATGACCCTCGACGAGTTCGACGTCACCTACGAACCGATCGGCACGACCGCCGCAGGACAGGCCGGAAACTTCGCCGCCCACGTCACGATCGACGTTCCCGGTCAGGAACAGCGCACCGACAAGGTCGTCGTCAACTCGCCGATCACGATCGAGGGCGATCAGATCTACCTGCTCGGCAACGGCTACGCGCCGACCATCACGGTGCGCAACGCCGACGGCGATGTCATCTTCCGCGACTCCGTGCCGTTCCTCCCGCAGGACGCCGCGATGACCTCGCTCGGCGTCGTGAAGATCCCCGACGGCCTGCCTGAGCAGATCGGTCTTGTCGGGTTCTTCTACCCGACGCAGGTCGAGCTCAGCACCGGTGCCTTCACCTCTGCGTTCGGCGATCTGATCAACCCGATGCTGACCCTCAACGTCTACGAGGGCGACCTCGGCATCGACGACGGCACCCCGCGTTCGGTGTACGTGCTCGATCCCAGCGGCATGGAGCAGCTCACCGGCGGCGAGACGGGCGTCGACTCGATCGAGCTCGCACCGGGTGATACCGCCGAGCTTCCGGGCGGTCGCGGCTCGGTCACCTTCGAGAACGAGTCTCCGGCCGGCGCCGCTGACTACAGCCAGTCCGTCAAGCGCTTCGCATCGCTGCAGATCCATCACGATGCCTCGGCCATCTGGGTGCTCGGCTTCGCCGTGCTCGCGGTCGCCGGACTCCTGCTCGCGATGTTCGTGCCGCGCCGCCGCGTCTGGGTCAAGGCGACCGTCGCGGACGACACGGTGTCGTTCGAGTACGCGGCTCTGGCGCGTGGCGAGGACCCCACGCTCGCGATCGCCATCGACGACGTCGCGGCGAAGCACGGCCGTGCGCTCGACGAGAGCGGACACTATGCACCGGCACCGGACGACGAGCCCGACGCCGCAGAAAACACCGAAACACCTGCGACAACCCCGAAAGTAGACTGA
- a CDS encoding histidine phosphatase family protein produces MPAERLHLVRHGEVHNPTRVLYGRLPNYRLSDAGRQMARAAAEYVATLGRPVTALRCSPLERTQESAAPFAERFDLEPVLDERIIEPTNVFEGRQMKRALMDPRNWWHLRQPSLPSWGEPYESIAARMLEAMDEAWHGAESGDVVFVSHQAPIWITHLRVAGLPLRHDPRTRRCDLSSVTSFERVGDVWREVAYAAPAVTGGAVDVGAV; encoded by the coding sequence ATGCCCGCTGAACGTCTGCACCTGGTTCGCCACGGTGAGGTCCACAACCCGACCCGCGTCCTCTACGGGCGGCTTCCGAACTACCGGCTGAGCGATGCCGGGCGTCAGATGGCCCGTGCCGCCGCCGAGTACGTTGCGACGCTCGGACGACCGGTCACGGCGTTGCGCTGCTCGCCGCTGGAGCGGACCCAGGAATCGGCTGCACCGTTCGCCGAGCGCTTCGACCTCGAACCGGTGCTGGATGAGCGCATCATCGAGCCGACGAACGTCTTCGAGGGGCGGCAGATGAAGCGCGCCCTCATGGACCCGCGCAACTGGTGGCACCTGCGCCAGCCGTCGTTGCCGAGCTGGGGGGAGCCGTACGAGTCGATCGCGGCGCGCATGCTGGAGGCGATGGATGAGGCCTGGCACGGTGCCGAGTCCGGTGACGTCGTGTTCGTCTCGCACCAGGCGCCCATCTGGATCACGCACCTGCGGGTTGCGGGTCTCCCGCTCCGGCACGACCCGCGCACACGCCGATGCGACCTCTCCAGCGTCACCTCATTCGAGCGGGTGGGTGACGTCTGGCGTGAGGTCGCCTACGCCGCCCCCGCGGTGACCGGTGGTGCCGTCGACGTCGGGGCCGTGTGA
- a CDS encoding cytochrome c biogenesis CcdA family protein: MNVDAVVGFGALWLAVPVAILAGLISFLSPCVLPLVPGYLGFLGGSVDSGSSGSAGAKPSRGRLVGGVLLFIAGFTTVFIALTIVGGTAGMFFIEWGDLITRILGVVIILMGLVFIGLFGFAQRTMRMNISGRTGLLGAPLLGFALGIGWTPCMGPTLTAITAVAWNVGDPWRAGLLGLAYSLGLGIPFLLVAMGFGWATRSLGFLRRHVRTVNIIGGVLLVLLGVLMVSGIWTDIMSRLGAVMSSVILPL, translated from the coding sequence GTGAACGTTGACGCCGTCGTCGGATTCGGCGCGCTCTGGCTCGCCGTCCCGGTCGCGATCCTCGCGGGGCTGATCTCCTTCCTCTCGCCCTGCGTGCTCCCGCTCGTCCCGGGCTATCTCGGCTTCCTCGGAGGCAGCGTCGACAGCGGCTCATCCGGATCGGCAGGGGCGAAGCCCTCGCGCGGACGCCTCGTCGGCGGGGTGCTGCTCTTCATCGCCGGCTTTACGACCGTCTTCATCGCGCTGACCATCGTCGGCGGCACAGCCGGCATGTTCTTCATCGAGTGGGGCGATCTGATCACCCGCATCCTCGGCGTCGTGATCATCCTCATGGGGCTCGTGTTCATTGGCCTCTTCGGCTTCGCCCAGCGCACGATGCGCATGAACATCTCCGGCCGCACGGGCCTGCTCGGCGCCCCGCTTCTCGGCTTCGCGCTCGGCATCGGCTGGACGCCCTGCATGGGGCCGACGCTCACGGCGATCACCGCCGTCGCCTGGAATGTCGGCGACCCGTGGCGTGCAGGCCTGCTGGGCCTCGCGTACTCGCTCGGACTCGGCATCCCGTTCCTGCTCGTGGCGATGGGCTTCGGCTGGGCGACCCGTTCGCTCGGCTTCCTGCGCCGCCACGTGCGCACGGTCAACATCATCGGAGGTGTGCTGCTGGTGCTGCTCGGCGTGCTCATGGTCAGCGGAATCTGGACCGACATCATGTCGCGACTCGGGGCGGTGATGAGCAGTGTCATCCTCCCCCTCTGA
- a CDS encoding DUF5684 domain-containing protein — MDSNLISEQLLSTTSVVWGVIFYIVYAVTMWRVFSKAGYPGILALIPIVNWIFLVKIAGMTGWAALLYLIPIVNVIFAIVVAIKEGRNFGKGGVFSFFLLFLFPYIGHLIIGFGSAEYRKV; from the coding sequence ATGGATTCGAATCTCATCAGCGAGCAGCTGCTCTCGACCACCTCCGTCGTCTGGGGTGTGATCTTCTACATCGTCTACGCCGTCACCATGTGGCGCGTGTTCTCGAAGGCGGGCTACCCGGGCATCCTCGCGCTGATCCCGATCGTCAACTGGATCTTCCTCGTGAAGATCGCCGGCATGACCGGGTGGGCGGCGCTGCTCTACCTGATCCCCATCGTCAACGTGATCTTCGCGATCGTCGTGGCGATCAAGGAAGGACGAAACTTCGGCAAGGGCGGCGTCTTCTCGTTCTTCCTGCTGTTCCTCTTCCCGTACATCGGTCACCTGATCATCGGATTCGGCAGCGCCGAGTACCGCAAGGTCTGA